The proteins below come from a single Pandoraea apista genomic window:
- a CDS encoding cell division protein ZapA — MTIKQLEVNILEQSYRLACPPEHEADLLSAVSRVDAEMSKVRAQSSVRGTDRIAVMAALSLASELLALEKSIAAGQAFPAEEIQSRMQRMNERLSAVIDQYQN, encoded by the coding sequence ATGACGATCAAGCAGCTCGAAGTCAACATTCTCGAACAGTCGTACCGGCTCGCCTGCCCGCCGGAGCATGAGGCTGACCTGCTGTCCGCCGTGTCTCGGGTCGATGCAGAAATGAGCAAGGTTCGCGCCCAGAGCAGCGTGCGCGGCACCGACCGCATTGCCGTCATGGCAGCGTTGAGTCTGGCATCCGAATTGCTTGCACTTGAAAAAAGTATTGCTGCCGGACAAGCATTCCCCGCCGAAGAAATTCAGAGTAGAATGCAACGCATGAACGAACGATTAAGCGCTGTGATCGATCAGTATCAAAACTGA